One Mycobacterium sp. SMC-4 DNA window includes the following coding sequences:
- a CDS encoding MCE family protein, translating into MMAGVTTGCAFQGLNSLPLPGTVGRDGNAVTYFVEIANVGTLEPNSPVLISDVTVGSVAKLDVDNWNATVEVSVRPDVMVSENAVATVGQTSLLGSMHLALNPPLGEQPRGRLAPNATLPLNRSSTFPSTERTLSSLSTIVNGGGLGQISDIIHESSVALSGREEQVRNLLTRLDEIAGVLADQRQDVVVTFEELNKLSRTLAESSGTIDAAIRKIPAALDVLVRERPQIITALDRLRTFSDSATGLINDTQDDLIRNLQNLEPILASVADLGPDLDTVLAYLTTFPFTQNVIDRGMKGDFMNLFVTLDLTYPRIKRTLALGTRFGEPQARLIPAPGDPWHENYTYDPLGSTISESATAAPQPPEAGIQPAPILAGPVLPVAPPNSWRSGDPAPQQDQIFAGPYSGTP; encoded by the coding sequence ATGATGGCCGGCGTCACCACAGGCTGCGCCTTTCAGGGTCTCAATTCGCTGCCTCTGCCCGGGACGGTCGGCCGCGACGGCAACGCCGTGACCTACTTCGTCGAGATCGCGAATGTCGGTACTTTGGAGCCCAACTCGCCGGTCTTGATTTCTGATGTGACAGTCGGCAGTGTGGCCAAGCTTGACGTCGACAATTGGAACGCCACCGTGGAGGTGTCCGTCAGGCCGGATGTCATGGTATCCGAGAATGCGGTAGCAACCGTCGGCCAGACCAGCTTGCTCGGATCGATGCACCTCGCACTGAACCCTCCGCTGGGTGAGCAACCTCGCGGTCGTCTGGCGCCCAACGCGACACTACCGCTGAACAGATCCTCGACCTTTCCCTCCACCGAGCGGACCTTGTCGTCACTGTCGACCATCGTCAACGGCGGTGGTCTGGGGCAGATCAGCGACATTATCCACGAATCGAGCGTTGCGCTGTCCGGACGCGAGGAGCAAGTCCGCAATCTGCTCACCCGTCTGGATGAGATCGCCGGTGTGCTGGCAGATCAGCGTCAGGATGTGGTCGTCACATTCGAAGAACTCAACAAGCTGAGCAGGACCCTGGCCGAAAGTTCGGGCACCATCGACGCGGCGATCCGCAAGATTCCCGCTGCGTTAGACGTTCTGGTGCGCGAAAGGCCCCAGATCATCACAGCATTGGATCGTCTACGCACCTTCAGTGACTCTGCCACGGGACTGATCAACGACACCCAGGACGATCTCATCCGGAATTTGCAGAACCTGGAACCCATCTTGGCTTCCGTCGCCGATCTGGGCCCCGACCTCGACACTGTGCTGGCCTATCTGACGACGTTCCCTTTCACTCAGAACGTCATCGACCGCGGCATGAAGGGGGACTTCATGAACTTGTTCGTCACGCTGGACCTGACGTATCCCCGCATCAAGCGAACGTTGGCGCTCGGCACCCGATTCGGCGAGCCTCAGGCGCGGTTGATACCCGCCCCCGGCGATCCGTGGCACGAGAACTACACCTACGATCCGCTCGGCAGCACGATCTCCGAGTCGGCTACCGCGGCACCCCAACCACCGGAAGCCGGTATTCAGCCGGCACCTATACTCGCCGGCCCGGTGCTCCCCGTCGCGCCGCCGAACAGTTGGCGATCCGGCGATCCTGCACCGCAACAGGATCAGATCTTCGCGGGTCCCTACTCAGGAACACCCTGA
- a CDS encoding MCE family protein, giving the protein MLSRLVRLQLVLFSIVSVLGVTAMVVVYIQAPMLLGIGRYTVTMELPEGGGLYRFSNVTVRGVQVGKVTELDLTPNGPRAKLSLQTAPRIPADLSAEVRSVSAVGEQYVDLRPRTDSGPYLGEGSVIPAVDVTVPQKVGPMLDQMSALLGSIPKDRIADLLDETSQALGGADFDLGSLIDSSATLSESLRTNADAASALTDDSVPLLEAQRQTTDSLRQWASNLAGITRQIDENDAAVRNILQAGPGAADEAARLLADVRPTLPLLLANLTTVGQIAVTYRPGVEQLLVLFPPYIAALQGFALPWNNPTGWPLGDFTATSGDPPACTVGFLPASQWRSPADHTDIDTPDNLFCKLPQDSPIAVRGARNTPCMENPGKRAPTVEICRSDQSYQPLALRQHALGPNPIDPNAIAQGIPPDDRILPGDGLYGPVEGTPLPQTTSEGPLAFAQYDPASGRYVTPDGRTHQQSDLASGAAPESWRDLMPN; this is encoded by the coding sequence ATGCTCAGTCGACTGGTCCGCCTCCAACTGGTGCTGTTCTCTATCGTGTCGGTGCTGGGAGTCACCGCGATGGTTGTCGTCTACATCCAAGCGCCGATGTTGTTGGGGATCGGGCGCTACACGGTGACGATGGAACTTCCCGAGGGTGGCGGCCTCTATCGCTTCAGCAATGTCACCGTGCGCGGCGTCCAAGTCGGCAAGGTCACCGAGCTGGACTTGACCCCGAATGGTCCGCGAGCGAAGCTCAGTCTGCAGACCGCCCCGAGAATCCCTGCCGATCTGAGCGCCGAGGTGCGAAGCGTGTCGGCGGTGGGAGAGCAGTACGTCGACCTGAGGCCGCGCACCGACAGCGGGCCGTACCTGGGCGAGGGGTCTGTCATACCGGCAGTCGACGTCACTGTGCCGCAGAAGGTCGGGCCGATGCTCGATCAGATGAGTGCGCTGTTGGGCAGCATTCCCAAAGACCGGATCGCCGACCTGCTCGATGAGACCTCCCAGGCTCTCGGCGGAGCGGACTTCGACTTGGGGTCACTCATCGACTCCTCCGCCACGCTCAGTGAATCTCTTCGGACCAACGCCGACGCGGCGAGCGCGCTCACCGACGACAGTGTGCCGCTGCTCGAAGCCCAACGGCAGACAACGGATTCCCTGCGCCAGTGGGCGAGCAACCTCGCCGGAATCACCCGCCAGATCGATGAGAACGACGCCGCCGTACGGAACATCCTGCAGGCCGGTCCCGGGGCCGCCGACGAGGCGGCACGTCTGCTCGCTGATGTCAGACCGACGCTTCCTCTGCTGCTGGCCAATCTGACCACCGTCGGCCAGATCGCGGTGACCTATCGGCCGGGGGTCGAGCAGCTCCTCGTGCTCTTCCCGCCCTACATCGCCGCCCTGCAGGGGTTCGCCCTGCCTTGGAACAATCCGACCGGATGGCCGCTGGGCGATTTCACCGCCACCAGCGGCGATCCGCCCGCCTGTACCGTCGGCTTTCTGCCGGCATCGCAGTGGCGATCCCCGGCGGACCACACCGACATCGACACACCCGACAACCTTTTCTGCAAGCTGCCCCAAGATTCACCGATCGCTGTCCGGGGCGCCCGCAACACCCCCTGCATGGAGAATCCGGGGAAACGGGCACCGACCGTCGAGATCTGTCGGAGCGATCAAAGCTATCAGCCGCTGGCCCTGCGCCAGCATGCGCTGGGACCCAATCCGATCGACCCGAACGCCATCGCTCAGGGAATTCCGCCGGATGACCGCATCTTGCCGGGAGACGGTCTCTACGGCCCCGTAGAGGGCACACCGCTGCCGCAGACTACATCTGAAGGTCCGCTGGCCTTCGCACAGTACGATCCGGCGTCGGGACGGTACGTCACCCCCGACGGCCGGACCCACCAGCAGTCCGACTTGGCCTCGGGGGCAGCACCGGAGTCGTGGCGAGACCTGATGCCGAACTAG